TTTCCGATATGAGGCCTGAAGCCAATGTTTGTgctgctctgtctgtccgtctatttttcatctactgtatgtctaccATATGTTAATTTAACTGTAGGAGGAGAACATATTTTCTTTTGTATCCATGCAGTTTTTATGGTTTTACCAGGGTCACAAAGTTCAAACATTATTTTCTGTAATGTTGAATATTTTACATCACAACAAAGCATGTCTGTGAACATTTATTTAGGGAATCATGGAGTCATGTATCAATAGAACAATGTTCAGAATGTTGAGCTCTCCTTAGCACGACCCTGGATGGTTCGATAGACCAAACATGCTCCCTCTGATACATATTCCTGCTGTAAAGATTTGTTATTGCTTTGCTACTTTGAAAGTTCCCATTAATTTGACAATGTGTacccctgtttctccctctgtcccccagaTCGTGTGGGTGTCTCACTGAGCAGCAGCCATCATGGCCCTGGTTCAGGCTCTGTCCATCTCTGCTGAGTGCCACCACACCCCCCGGCCTCAGCGGAAACCCCCGCCCCTCTGCCCCCCACACACCCCCCcaacctcccctccacctccaactCCCAGGAGGCTATGGGCTCCGTCAGCAGCCTTATCGCCCAGCACCCCGGCCCGGCCCACCTGGTGCGTCACTACCGGCCCGTTGATGTTGTCCCCGAGCCGGGCTCCACCAGGCTCCACAGAACCACGTTGGGCGCCACTTCCTGCCTGGCCTCCTTTGACACATCTCAGGATCCGCTGCTCAGTAGCCTCACTCCGCCTGGCAACAGGAAGCCTTTGATGGTGATTGGCTCCAGTAAGGACAGCGGGACCAATGGGAATTACTCGTATCTGAACCAGGACTATGTGGGAGACTGGAATGACAACACTGTGGTTCATGGAAGCCCTGGGACCGGGATTGACACAGGGGAGGCCAAGGATCGGCAGCTTGGGAGCCTCAATGGGAACGTGGAAGAACCCCCTCCCAAACTGGTCCCCGTGTCAGGGAAGCTGGAGAAGGTGAGTGTGGCCCTGTCCAGGCTATATGGAACAGTCATTCAGTCTCTTTGAAGTAGATCAATCCACTCTCACAATAACACGATTAGAAGAAATGAATGAAACGTTCACTGAATAAACATTATTTACAACCTCTTACCCAACAAACCATTTGGTCTTTCCCTCTCACCTCTCAGAACATGGAGAAAACAGTGATCCGGCCCACTGCCTTCAAACCCGTCGTCCCCAAGAGTCACAACTCCATGCAGTTCCTTTCCCCTCGCCACGACAGGGCCAGTCTATCAGACTGCCAGAACAACCTCAACCTGTTGTCACCTGGTAGCCATATGGACACCTTGCCGCCCTGCTCGGAGAATCGCAACTCTTACAGCGGCGGGCGCCACACGGGCGGGGGCAGCCAGACCTGCTCCATGTCTGACTCGGGACGGAATTCCCTGACGAGCCTGCCCCCCTATGGCAGCATCCCCTGCAGCCTGGCGCCCGCAGACTACCCGCCTGGCAGTGCCCACCTGGAGCCCACGAAGAACGCACACGGGCACTCCAACTCGGACAGTGGGTGCTCCTCGTCCAGTAAGAGCACAGGGTCGGTGAGCGGACGTGGCCAGCCCCTGTCGGACAGCGGGTCGAGCGAGCGCTCGCCAGCCCCTGTGGAGGGGGGGTACGAGGGAGTAGTGAGGGACCTGGAGGATAAGCTGAGGGAGAGAAACGTGGAGCTGCAGCAGCTCAGAGACAACCTGGACGAGAACGAAGTGGCTATATGCCAGGTACGTGGTGAGGTAGATGGACAAAAGAGCATTGGACACATTATCTTGTCATATATTCTAAAAAGCATGAAGAcaccaagctctctctctcacacaccatgTACCATCACACAATGACAAATGTCATGACTTATTGGGACACGAAAACCCTTACAatcaccacacacacaatgccacctTCACCTACCCAACCCCCGTCTTCCCTCTTTCCCCAGGTTTATGAGGAGAAGCAGAAGCGCTGTGAGCTGGAGCTGGAGGAGTTGCGTCAGAGCTGCGCCACGCGGATGCAGACCCAGTCCCAGAAGGCCCAGCGTGCCCAGCAGGTGCTCCAGCTGCAGGTCTTCCAGCTGCAACAGGAGAAGAAGCTGCTCCAGGAGGACTTCGGCCAGCTGCTGCAGGAGAGGGAGAAGCTGGAGGAGCGCTGTACCTCCTACGAGAAGATTCAGTTAGGGTCCAGGCTGGATGAGACCAAGTGGGAGGTGAGATGGACCGTCACGGTCTGTGGCCCCATTTCAAATCCACCCATACTCTAGTCCCTACCTCCCTAGGTCTTAGGCACTTCTGTAGATCTCGTTGAGGAAGTGGCTGAGGGTCTGCCCCAATGCTAGCAGTATGTGTCTACTCGGGGGTACTCTTGTATAGACAATAAAGACAGTGAATTTTACACAATTCATGAATGCCACTAACTCATTTTGAGTAATTGTTGGCACAGTCGGACAGGCAATTTAAATTAAATGATTCAGTACAATGGGGTACTGATAGTGTAGTATAAATGGTACCCTCAGTAATATGCTTCCCCAGGCATGTTTGGCAGGCTAGAGCCTGGCACAGTGTCCCACCATCATCAATCACATTGTAACAAAGACACCAagctccctgctctctctctaatatatttcctcatacactgagtgtacaaaactttaggaacactttcctattattgagttgtacccccgtttgccctcagaacagcctcaaaatGTAGGGGTATAGagactacaaggtgtcaaaagagttccacagggatgctggcccatgttgactccaatgctccctacagttgtcaagttggctggatgtcttttgggtggtgaaccattcttgatacacgtgggaaactgttgtgtgtgaaaaacatagcagcgttgcagttcttgacgcactcaaattggtgcgcctggcacctactaccataccccgttccaAAGCACTTAAATCTTCACCCTcttaatggcacacatacacaatcaaagGCTTAAAGATCCTtattttaacctgtctcctcccattcatctacactgatttgaaatggatttaacaagttacatcaataagggatcatggctttctcctggattcacctggtcagcctaAGTCATGGAAATACttactaatgttttgtacactcagtgtatgaggGAATATATTCAAATGTTTAcacagtatacagtgcatttggaaaggattcagaccccttgactttttccacattttgttacgttacagctttattctaaaatgtttttgtatgttatttttccttcatcaatctacagacaatacacaataccccataatgacaaatcaaaaacaggtttttagaatttttttacaaatgtatatatatatttttaaaatatatatgacatttacataagtgttcagaccctgttcttattcagtattcagaccctagtactttgttgaagcacctttggcagcgattacagcctcgagtcttgggtgtgacgctattatctcggcacacctgtattttggaagtttctcccattcttctctggttggatggggagtgttgctgcacagctattatcaggtttctccagagatgttccatcggattcaagtcagggctctggctgggccactaaaggacattcagagacttgtcctgaagccactcctgcatggtcttggctgtgtgctcaaactcgttgtcctgttggatggtcaaccttcgccccagtctgaggtcctgagcgctctggaacaggttttgatcaaggatctctctgtactttactccgttcatctttcccttgatcctgacgactctcctagtccctgccaccgaaaaaaacatccccacaacatgatgctgccaccgccatgcttcaccgtagggatggtgccaggtttcttccagacgtgacgcctggcattcaggctaaagagtgtaatcttggtttcatcagaccagagaatcttgtttctcatggtatgaGAGTCTTCTAGGTGCCTTTCGGCAAATTTAAAgcgggctttcatgtgccttttactgaggagtggttctgtctggccactctacgataaaggcctgattgttggagtactgcagagatggctgtccttctggaaggttctcccatctccacagaggaactctgcagctctgtcagtgaccatcgggttcttggtcacctccctgactaaggtccttctcccccgattgctcagtttggacggtttgccagctcgaggaagagtcttggtcggttccaaacttcttcaatttaagaatgatggaggccactgtgctttTGGGGACCTTCTATttagcagaaatgttttggtaccattctccagatctgtgccttgacacaatcctgtccccgagctctacggacaattccttcgacgtcatggcttggtttttgctctgacatgcactttcaactgtgggactttatatagacaggtatgtgcctctCCAAATTAtaaccaatcaattgaatttaccacaggtggactccaatcaagttgtagaaacatcaaggatgatc
This genomic window from Oncorhynchus gorbuscha isolate QuinsamMale2020 ecotype Even-year linkage group LG07, OgorEven_v1.0, whole genome shotgun sequence contains:
- the LOC124039917 gene encoding leucine zipper putative tumor suppressor 2 homolog; this encodes MGSVSSLIAQHPGPAHLVRHYRPVDVVPEPGSTRLHRTTLGATSCLASFDTSQDPLLSSLTPPGNRKPLMVIGSSKDSGTNGNYSYLNQDYVGDWNDNTVVHGSPGTGIDTGEAKDRQLGSLNGNVEEPPPKLVPVSGKLEKNMEKTVIRPTAFKPVVPKSHNSMQFLSPRHDRASLSDCQNNLNLLSPGSHMDTLPPCSENRNSYSGGRHTGGGSQTCSMSDSGRNSLTSLPPYGSIPCSLAPADYPPGSAHLEPTKNAHGHSNSDSGCSSSSKSTGSVSGRGQPLSDSGSSERSPAPVEGGYEGVVRDLEDKLRERNVELQQLRDNLDENEVAICQVYEEKQKRCELELEELRQSCATRMQTQSQKAQRAQQVLQLQVFQLQQEKKLLQEDFGQLLQEREKLEERCTSYEKIQLGSRLDETKWEVCQKSGEISLLKQQMKDVQGELAQRMGEIVSLRGQLRDSLGELTTSQGLLQEANTAGHTRTMELEVCQNELQRRKSEAQLLRQKVGRLEEETARLRASATNQTSLQSPAHNGGGGRQCQAFPEGEEPHLLTYESDEARAYESEALQSLRLQMDGLRAELVTERQRGEEQACSFEEEHRVWQEEKDKVIQYQKQLQQNYVGMYRRNRALERMLRKLSLELETRDELEEQDEGSGNEINFDEITATEI